A genomic segment from Saimiri boliviensis isolate mSaiBol1 chromosome 14, mSaiBol1.pri, whole genome shotgun sequence encodes:
- the KRTDAP gene encoding keratinocyte differentiation-associated protein isoform X1, with the protein MKIPVLPAAVLLSLLVLHSAQGATLGSPEEEGTIDNYASRPEAFNTPFLNIDKLRSAFKTDDFFNWHALFESIKRKLPFLNWEAFPKLKGLRSVTPDAQ; encoded by the exons ATGAAGATCCCAGTCCTTCCTGCCGctgtgctcctctccctcctggtgCTCCACTCTGCCCAGGGAGCCACCCTGGGTAGTCCTGAG GAAGAAGGCACCATTGATAACTATGCGTCACGACCTGAG GCCTTTAACACTCCATTCCTGAACATCGACAAGTTGCGATCT GCTTTCAAGACTGATGATTTCTTTAACTGGCATGCCCTCTTTGAG tcTATCAAAAGGAAACTTCCTTTTCTCAACTGGGAAGCCTTTCCTAAG CTGAAAGGACTGAGGAGCGTAACTCCTGATGCCCAGTGA
- the KRTDAP gene encoding keratinocyte differentiation-associated protein isoform X2: MKIPVLPAAVLLSLLVLHSAQGATLGSPEEEGTIDNYASRPEAFKTDDFFNWHALFESIKRKLPFLNWEAFPKLKGLRSVTPDAQ; the protein is encoded by the exons ATGAAGATCCCAGTCCTTCCTGCCGctgtgctcctctccctcctggtgCTCCACTCTGCCCAGGGAGCCACCCTGGGTAGTCCTGAG GAAGAAGGCACCATTGATAACTATGCGTCACGACCTGAG GCTTTCAAGACTGATGATTTCTTTAACTGGCATGCCCTCTTTGAG tcTATCAAAAGGAAACTTCCTTTTCTCAACTGGGAAGCCTTTCCTAAG CTGAAAGGACTGAGGAGCGTAACTCCTGATGCCCAGTGA